The following coding sequences lie in one Zingiber officinale cultivar Zhangliang chromosome 2B, Zo_v1.1, whole genome shotgun sequence genomic window:
- the LOC122049000 gene encoding zinc finger protein ZAT7-like, translating to MAGGERGEQRMYECKTCCRRFATFQALGGHRTGHARLRCGGGEAATRQMVSLQRRAEPSRTAHACPVCGVTFTMGQALGGHMRRHKTAAAAAAAAKPGATTAAAGAVVMAAGKQLQWLDLNLPPLESELQLQFVSEEEGSSNAIDLVPNCSSYSG from the coding sequence atggccGGAGGAGAGCGGGGGGAGCAGCGGATGTACGAGTGCAAGACGTGCTGCCGGAGGTTCGCGACGTTCCAGGCGTTAGGCGGGCACCGGACGGGCCACGCCCGGCTGAGGTGCGGCGGCGGCGAAGCTGCTACGCGGCAGATGGTGAGCCTGCAGAGAAGGGCGGAGCCCAGTAGGACGGCGCACGCCTGCCCTGTCTGCGGCGTCACGTTCACGATGGGGCAGGCCCTCGGAGGCCACATGCGCCGCCACAAGACGGCTGCGGCTGCGGCTGCGGCAGCGAAGCCGGGAGCTACGACAGCCGCCGCCGGAGCAGTCGTGATGGCGGCGGGGAAGCAGCTGCAGTGGCTGGACTTGAACTTGCCGCCGCTGGAGAGCGAGCTGCAGCTCCAATTCGTTAGCGAAGAGGAAGGCTCCTCGAACGCCATCGATTTGGTCCCAAATTGCTCATCGTATAGCGGTTGA